Proteins from a single region of Planctomycetaceae bacterium:
- the eno gene encoding phosphopyruvate hydratase, with protein MNMPISAVHAREILDSRGNPTVEVDIELEDGTIGRAAVPSGASTGAHEACELRDSDDRKRFLGKGVRQAVQNVNEEIADAIIDLDVTDQIVIDNVMIDLDGTDNKSRLGANAILACSLAAAHAAARSSFLPLFRYLGGVGANCLPAPMMNIINGGEHANNGIDIQEFMVMPLGFESFSESLRAGTEVFHHLKKVLAGRGLSTAVGDEGGFAPDLKTNQEAIEVILTAIESAGYTPGDQIKIALDCAATEFYDEKNGKYTLEGKSIDSDGMVELLAGWVDRYPICSIEDGCSEDDWDGWKKLTDSIGSRCQLVGDDLFVTNVKRLKEGIDKGIANSILVKVNQIGTLSETIQTVQLAYQNGYTAVMSHRSGETEDTTIADLAVALRTGQIKTGSASRTDRICKYNQLLRIEEILGETACFGGTIS; from the coding sequence ATGAATATGCCCATCTCCGCCGTTCACGCACGCGAAATTCTCGACAGCCGCGGCAACCCGACCGTTGAAGTGGATATTGAACTCGAAGACGGCACGATCGGTCGTGCGGCCGTTCCCAGCGGCGCCAGCACCGGAGCGCACGAAGCCTGCGAACTGCGCGATTCCGACGACAGGAAGCGGTTCCTTGGCAAGGGAGTTCGGCAGGCCGTTCAAAATGTCAACGAAGAAATCGCCGACGCGATCATTGACCTGGATGTCACTGACCAGATCGTGATCGACAACGTCATGATCGATCTGGACGGCACGGACAACAAGTCGCGTCTGGGAGCCAACGCGATTCTGGCATGTTCGCTGGCGGCAGCTCACGCGGCGGCTCGCAGCAGCTTTCTTCCGCTGTTTCGTTACCTGGGCGGCGTGGGAGCCAACTGCCTGCCGGCTCCGATGATGAACATCATCAACGGCGGAGAACACGCCAACAACGGGATCGACATTCAGGAGTTCATGGTTATGCCACTGGGCTTCGAATCGTTCAGCGAATCTCTGCGAGCCGGCACGGAAGTCTTTCATCATCTGAAGAAGGTTCTTGCCGGCAGAGGACTCAGCACAGCCGTCGGCGACGAAGGCGGTTTCGCTCCGGACCTGAAAACGAATCAGGAAGCCATTGAAGTCATCCTGACGGCTATCGAAAGCGCGGGCTACACTCCCGGCGATCAGATCAAAATTGCACTCGACTGCGCAGCCACGGAGTTCTATGACGAAAAAAACGGCAAGTACACGCTGGAAGGCAAGTCCATCGATTCTGATGGTATGGTCGAACTGCTGGCCGGATGGGTCGACAGGTATCCAATCTGTTCGATCGAAGACGGTTGCAGCGAAGATGACTGGGACGGCTGGAAGAAACTGACCGATAGCATTGGCAGCCGCTGCCAGTTGGTCGGCGACGATCTGTTTGTCACCAATGTCAAACGCCTGAAGGAAGGAATCGACAAGGGGATCGCAAACAGCATTCTCGTCAAAGTGAACCAGATCGGCACGCTGTCGGAGACGATTCAGACCGTCCAACTGGCCTATCAAAATGGTTACACGGCGGTCATGAGTCACCGGTCCGGCGAAACGGAAGACACCACCATCGCCGACCTGGCTGTCGCATTGCGAACCGGTCAGATCAAAACGGGATCCGCCAGCCGAACGGACCGAATCTGCAAGTACAACCAATTGCTGCGGATCGAGGAAATTCTGGGCGAAACCGCCTGCTTCGGCGGAACGATTTCGTAG